The window AATTAATTTACATCTGCTAGATGTCCCTAGAGTTTCTGATCCCAAAGTTTGATAATATGGGTGTGGTGGTGGCCTACTGCTATCGGAGCGAGAAAAAGTTGGTTTGGAAAATGGTGAATCAATTTCCCCAAAAGGGCCATTTTGCGGTGTCAGGAGGCGCCAAAAAGTTTGTCCACTCCCAAATCCCCTAGCTATTTGCCACATCCAGAACCTACCCACACACCATGGATTCTAGTACATAAGCgtagatataatttttttaaaaaaaacttgaatCATATAACTTTTAGCAAGTGACCAAGAGTAAATTTTCCAAGAAAAATATTGCATCCACGTCAAACCTACAgcccaaaaaatatttaaacataTAATTTGATTAACTAACACATATATGTTTGTGAttctataattttattattaatgatGGAGAGAAGCAACAATTGTGGTTATAATTAATTACTTGTTTTACACATATATAATTTTGGTGGTTATTTTAACCAAATTATAATGGATCATGTGCTTGTTTAAAAATCTCTactgctttatatgattttagaaTTGAGTTCAAAATTTACTTAATTTAGTGTTATATTTAGAAACACGTCCATAAActtaataattttatattttgataattattctcctaaaaaaatatgaaatattcCCTTTTAAGATAACAGTGATATAAGCGCCAGGGGACGCGCGTGGCCTGACGagcataaaattttgaataagaGAAACCCAAATGGAATAGAGCTGCTGAAAAGGCGCAGTAGCCACTCGCCGGTGATTTCTGGCATACACTCCGCACGTGCAATAATTACCACACGTGCACGAGCAACTGCGTATACTTTATTCTCAGCCATCATAGATTTTTGTTATTCGAGGTAATAATCATTAATCATAAGCTTTTTTTCTGATTTATATCCTGATTTGGGACTGCCTTGTTAATATAATTCTACTTTCTTTGGAGTTTCAAGAATGACCCACGTCGATTTTGCGTTCATTTTTTAAGCCCGTTTATGGGTTCTTTAAATTTCGACTTTGTATGTGTACAATTGATATTCAATGGAATTCTCTTACATGGTCTCAAAGgtatgatttttttttggtgCAACATTTTCTTATTCTGCAGCTTTAAGAATGTACTGTTTCTTGATTGCCTTTATTTTAGTTTCGTTATCTTGTGTAATTAATTCAGCtgattttgttttgtttgttaGTTGTTTAGAATCAATATAGTAGATCATAGTTTTCTTTCAAGTAGCTAGAGTGTCTGAGGAATCTATTGAATTAGGTAACTTGCGATAATTAGCTGTGTAAAATTATTAGTTATTAAtatgtttaaaatttcaaaCCTGTCCGTACTTGTCTCTATCATATGCTCTTCCCAATGTCATTCAGTGTTTTTTTGTTGGTCATTGGAGATCAGTGAGTTAGATTTCCAACAAATCGCAGTTCACTGCTAGGAGAAGCAAAGTTCATGAACTTGAGAATCACTTCTGTACTGTTGGTACTCGGTAGTCAAGATTAAGTTCTTTCAGTTGTGAAAATGTCCCATAAAGACTTGGCACAACCGAGAGACCGTGAAGCCATATTTAGATAGAAACGATCTACACAGGATACGGTTAAAACAGTTTTTTGGTCTGGGAAGATTTGTCACCATGTTGCTACTGTATAATAGATTTCGCCTACAATTTTAAGTCGCGTTTCTTCTGAAGTATGGGAAACAAAGTTATAGGTTTAATGCTTACAGCTCTATTAAAAGGTATATCATGAGCTAGAAGATGAAAGTATGAAATATTATCAGCTATTTGTAGAGACTCTTTAGGTTATTTACACTCAAGTGCCTCAGGTCACGAGACATGGAACCTCTAGGACTTGAGGAAGCTTTCCTTTGTGCAAGTTAAAGAGGTGACCGAAGATACGGAGCTTGCTTCATTTCACTGTGAGGTTTCTGTTATTTATGCACAAGTTGATGATGGAAGCAAAACCAGCTTTATCTATTCAGAGATCAGGCGGAAAACAAATAAGTAACTTCGGATTTTCAGGGGCTGTAACTTCTTTTCCTAATATTCTGAATCATCAAAAAGAATCATATCCCAAAATTTCTAATTCCCAGCATGTATCTCTTGAGAAGGACCTGATGCAACGTCCTCCAACTGTTGTTTCACCATTTTCTTCTAACAACGGCACTGTTGGGCATATCTATTCCTCATCTTCAGGATTCTCTACCGATCTTCAGTTTTCATCTGACCAAAGACAAGAAAACCACCGGAGACAATCTCCATTCATTTCTCAATCAACAAGTTGTGGGAAATCAGTTGTATTGCCTCATCCTGGTGATCCCGGCGTTCTGCAATCCACCGCATCAAGTCATTTCAACCATCAAAGTGACTCACGGTGTCCCCATTTTCTTGATTATCCAGTGAGTACCACAATGCAAAGTAATCACCTAGACGATAATAATGGAGACCCCATTGTCTACCAGTCCGAGGATCTCGGAAAAATAAATGAATGGAAATATTGGGCTGATCAGATTATAGTTGATAACGATGAGTTGGCTTCTGATTGGAATGGGCTTCTTGGCGGTACAAGTTTTGCAGATCCAGAACCAAAGTTTGAGGTCAGTTCTCTCTGCATGAGTTTTTCTGGCACTTGTTTAACTTTAGTGTGTTTGACAGTCCACAAGTTGCTCAATGCTGCAGACAAATAAATCCGAACAGATCCCAGCTACACCCAAAGAAACTTGCGCCACCCCTGGTCAATGTTCCTCGGGAAATGCTGGTCCCACAAAACAGAGAATGCGTTGGACTCCAGAACTTCACGAGATCTTTGTTGAAGCTGTTAACAAACTTGGAGGCGGTGAAAGTAGTTATTCTCGTCTTACTGAAGTTCTTAAATTGGTACAAAATAATTGGCCTTCTACAGTTCTACTCTTTTAGCCATTCTATTTTTCATTCACAGGAGCTACTCCGAAGGGCGTACTAAAGCTAATGAAAGTTGAAGGCTTGACCATTTATCATGTAAAAAGCCACCTACAGGTATGTATTTATTGTAGTGAGATATATTGTTGAAACCGGCATTGGTAGCATTTCACACTCGGATTGATATGGAATGTTCTTGAACTATAGAAATACCGAACAGCCAGGCATAGACCAGAGATAGCAGAAGGTTTGCCTCAAGTTCTACCTTCTTTGTCTGTGCTATAAAATACTATATTCGTCAACAGCTAACGAGGGACCAATTCGTTCCTTTGCAGAGTCTTCGGAGAAGAAACTTACTTCCATTGAAGAGCTGTCATCCCTGGACTTGAAAACGTGAGTATTGCTATGTTACTGCAATAGGAAATATTTTTCTTGGGGTATATTTTGTTTTGTTCCCACCTGTTGTGTTCATCACAAAATTGTTCCCAATGTTTCCATTTGTTGGGACATGTCTGTACTTATCAGAACCATGCAAATCTTGAAAATCGGGTGCTTGATATACTCATAAGCTCTGGATAAAGCCAATTTCCACTCCGCATGTTTATTTGCTGATTTTTATGCATCTGTGCTCTTGAAAAAGGGGTATTGGGATTTCTGAAGCATTGAGGTTGCAGATGGAGGTCCAAAAACGGCTTCATGAACAACTTGAGGTATGACTTTGTGCTTTGCAAAAACGATGCTAATAGGAGTGCCTCTCAGTTTGTCGCTCAGCATGTATGACATGCTATGGAACTTTGAATAAATTAACACGAGCCTTTGATGATGAAGACAGTGATTAATACGCCTACCATGTTGGTGGACACGGCTAATTGTAAAAGTCTGTAAAGCAAATCGTCTTTCACTTGCTGTGAGCTAGATCCTGTATATTCTAATAACATAGGGTAAACTGAGTAACGTCTCTTCCATATGTTTATTCATCAATGTCATTACTGGGGTTAACATACTCAAGAAGCTGATAAAATAACTTGTAATTAATCTTTTATATTCTTGATTGGTAACCTAAAAAATTGATGTTTTACTTTAGAAGGAATTGAATTGTGCCATCTCTGGTAAACATGAGGCGACATTCTGGTCTTCCCTTCGAAGACTGACACTGATTTTTCTTTCTGCAGATTCAGAGAAATTTACAGCTTCAAATAGAAGAACAAGGGCGATGCCTGCAGATGATGTTTGAGAAGCAGTGCAAGTCCAGTTTAGACTTGCTAAAGGGTGGTTCATCAACCAGAGACACCGATAACAGCAAACCAGGAGGTGGCTCGATTAGCTTGTCCACAGAAGAGCAAGAAACTGTGCAACCATTAGTAGAGCAACAGATTCCAAAAGCCAAAGTTACGAGGAGATGCGATTCTCCAATATCAGAAAGCGCAAAAGCTCCTCATGATCTATAAACTCACTGATCCCCAGTTTCCCAGTAAGATTCCAGTGGTTTTCTTGTTCCTTCTACCAGACACAGACTCTTAAAACGCATTGGCTTCTTTACAGTTCGTTCATAGACAAGGTCAGAATCGCTGAGAGTTAGCTTTGTAAGAATTCTTTTAACCGCTAATGATTGCACACTATTGGTATTGGCTGTGTGAATATGTTTTAAAACAATTGGTTTTCTGACATTGGAAAATTTAGACAGTTTGTGTTGCTCTATTTTTATTCTTCTTATAAAAATACATTTGTTATTACATGTTATACATATTTATTGAATGATCTCTTTATTGTCACTAAATATACCATTTGAAAAGGGCTCCAGCTATATACTAAATGAACTTAAGTATATGTTTTACATAAAATCTTGTTTCAAATATATCTTACTCAGATTATCTAGCATTTAGTAGTTATATAATAAGACGCCGGAGATAAATaactaaatttattatttaaattgattttATGAACTAGCTTCAACCTTcatatccaaaacaacaaaaaataatatatttaatttaattttttagttacgggttaacaattaaaaacataaaaacatCGAGAGTTTTACTTCTTTGACTCAATCACCAGCACGGATACCCTCGGACCGAGAGTGTGTTTGGCTCACTCTCGATAGTCCAGACAGATAATGGGCCATGTTTGGAAAAACTAGGAGGTCAGATTCATGGCCCAGCACAACGTAAAATCGCCTCATACTGGTCTGAAGCTCCTAGGAGGCCATCCGGAGGTCATTCCAGCCGACCTCCAAAATCCACAATCTCGTCGAATCAGAAGAGGTGGCCGACCTCCCAGCAAGACCCGAGCCGACCTCCAAGATGGGGTTATCGCGCCGATTGGTAATATTTTGGCCGACCTCCCGAGCCGAGCTTTCAAGAGACCAAGATGATAGGCGGACTCTTGCATATGAGAGCTCTTACATAGACATTAACGGATAGCCCACATAAATCAATTCCAATAAGGTAAGGTCCATCAAGATCTAGccaaatcttgcacaatatcTAACCAAATATTGCACAAGATTTTGAGAATCTAAATCTATCAAATCAAGACTCTATctttctcctataaatatcaagTTTCATTCGCTCTAACTTGAACGTCAGAGTTGCTAAGTCGGAACAACCTTCCAGTCCCCATCTAATATTCTTGTTTGTACTTCCAGATTTCGAAGGTCCGATCCGAACTCCCCAAATAAAAATCCGCCTTCCAACTACCGTCCCGAATTTCACTAACATCAATAATGTTGACTCTTTTGTATATCTTTAGATATTATTCATCCAATATTAGTACAAAGTCATATATGTCGTAAAAGTAATGTGACCCCACAAAACATGAAGTGGATCGTTGTGTTCATTGAGCAAGACTAAAAGAACATGGAAGTCCAGACAAGTGGATGGTGTAAAGTTGAAACTTTATTTAGAAGCCGATGCCACGtaatatataatatcaaatttgaATATTTCCCCGCAATTTTTTTTGGTTTGCGCCGAAGAAATGCTTATGATGCGATATTTTCTCCATCTCAGGTTGAAGTTTCAAGGGCATTAAAAAGAAAAGATCTGCAAACTTTTGAATCCCAAAATGACCTCAACTGATGATTATTTTGAAAGGCTTGGAAATTTTGACCAAAGAAGGATCGCCCGTCCTGGAATGACGAATTCCTGAAATATTTTCATGGTTTTGGCAATGTGATCGAATGTTATTTCTGGAATGCCATAGGTTTTGGTCATGCATGTCACCTTTAAGATAAAACGTGGGGCAGTACCGACGCTCCTACATCCTCAACGGCAAGACTTTGAAGGTAAACCGGTTGAAACGAATTCAAAAAGAGGCAACCGCAGCAAATTCCGATCCTGGCCGTAAACATGCAAATTATTCACGCTGCAGCATAGATGGAAAAATCGTCCAGATGTAGGTCATATCTATGATTCAGGCCACTCTAATTTAACTCCAAGCTACCAAAGCATACTGCATTATCCTCCTCGGATGAACTATATGGTACCAGCAGGTGTTCTGGAGCTCCATTTTCCTGGACTTCGCCCCGCCTTATATCAAGCTTACAACAGATCGAATGGGAAGTTATACCGATGCTGCCAATAATTTCCCCTGCGTAGTAGTTGCTAACTTCCCGCAAAATAATGCCGGCTATGGAAACTTCCAATGGCGCTTACTGATTATTCAGATCAAGATTTCAATTACTATGATATCGTTATTGATATCGTTAATGTCAAAATTCATCGATAACTTCAAAAACCAACACCATAAGGCATATCTCTCCAGGAAAACAACTAATAGCATAAATGGATAGCCGAATGAATCAATTATACACGACAAGGAAACTAAAATAAAGTCAATCAAGACACAATATATTC is drawn from Primulina eburnea isolate SZY01 chromosome 10, ASM2296580v1, whole genome shotgun sequence and contains these coding sequences:
- the LOC140804021 gene encoding protein PHOSPHATE STARVATION RESPONSE 1-like, producing MHKLMMEAKPALSIQRSGGKQISNFGFSGAVTSFPNILNHQKESYPKISNSQHVSLEKDLMQRPPTVVSPFSSNNGTVGHIYSSSSGFSTDLQFSSDQRQENHRRQSPFISQSTSCGKSVVLPHPGDPGVLQSTASSHFNHQSDSRCPHFLDYPVSTTMQSNHLDDNNGDPIVYQSEDLGKINEWKYWADQIIVDNDELASDWNGLLGGTSFADPEPKFETNKSEQIPATPKETCATPGQCSSGNAGPTKQRMRWTPELHEIFVEAVNKLGGGERATPKGVLKLMKVEGLTIYHVKSHLQKYRTARHRPEIAEESSEKKLTSIEELSSLDLKTGIGISEALRLQMEVQKRLHEQLEIQRNLQLQIEEQGRCLQMMFEKQCKSSLDLLKGGSSTRDTDNSKPGGGSISLSTEEQETVQPLVEQQIPKAKVTRRCDSPISESAKAPHDL